CCCGCACGGTGCGGCTGGCGTCGGCGCCTGGACAGACTCCGCCGGCCTTGTCGGCGCGCGATTGCATGCGCTCCGAAGTGGCCTACGCCACGCCCGCCATGCCGGCGATCGAGCTGGCCCGACCGATGGCGTCCGGCATCGCCTGCGTGCCGGTCGTGGACGAGAGCCGCAGGCTGGTCGGCGTCATCCATGCGCCGCAACTGATCGACGCCCTGTATCAGCTGGCGCTGGCTTCCGGCGACTCCGTGGCGGGCAATCGCGCGGCGATACGCACCCTGGACGTCGCCGCCTGAGCTCGCCAACCGACACGCCGCGCCGGTGCGCGACGGCCGGCCTCGTGGCCTATTGCAGCACTTCGCCGTGCACGCCGGCGGCCAGCGTTTCGCTCTCCCAGCGCTTGCGCGGCACCACTTCCGCCACTGGGCCGCCCGGTGAGCGGAACTTGACCGGCAGGTGGCCGGGCTCGGTCAGGATCTCCCCGCCGTTCTTCCTGATCGCCGCGATGAACGCGTCCAGGTCGTCGACTTCCATGCCGATGTGATGGATGCACGGCGAAGGCCCGGCGAATTCCGCTTCGTCCGCATCCGCCGATTCGTATTGGATCAGCGTCAGGTCCATGTAGCCGTCGGTCATGTGGCGGGAGATATGGTCGCCGCGCTTGCCCTTGCGACGCACCGTATTCACGTGGGTATAGCCGAATACGTTCTCGTAGAACGCGCTTTCCCTGTCCAGGTCTTCGACCCGGAAGGCGATGTGCTTGATGGGATTGGGCATGTCTTCCTCCTGGTGGCGCCTGCCGGCCGGCAGGGCGTGCGCCGAGTGTAGGCGCCGGCCCCGGTCGTAGTCAAACGAATCATTCGAATGATTCGAATTGATACAATGATGGCCAGCCTTTCCCGGATCCCGCCATGCCCGCCAGCGCACCTTCGTTCGACCAGCCTCTCTATGAAATCGTCCGTGCCGGAATCGTCGAGCGCCTGCGCACCGGGGTCTGGGCCGCCGGCGACCGGCTGCCGCCGGAACCCGAACTGGCCAGGTTGTTCGGCGTAGGCATCGGGACGGTACGCAGGGCGGTCGAGGCGCTGGTGGCCGAGCGGCTGCTGACGCGCCGTGCCGGGCGCGGCACGGAAGTCGCGCGCTTTACCGACGACCATGCCTTCGACCTGTACTTCAACTACGTCGATCCGACGGGCGCGGCCATCAAGGTGACGGCCGAGTTGCTGTCCTTCGCCAGGGAGCGCGCCACCGCGCGTTTCGCCGCGCTGTTCGGTATCGAACGCAACGGCTCGCTCGCCCATGTGGAGAACCTGCGCAGGATGGACGGCGTACCGGTGATGCTGGACCGGCTGTGGATGCCCTTGAACGTGTTCCCCAACC
This genomic interval from Bordetella genomosp. 8 contains the following:
- a CDS encoding VOC family protein, whose product is MPNPIKHIAFRVEDLDRESAFYENVFGYTHVNTVRRKGKRGDHISRHMTDGYMDLTLIQYESADADEAEFAGPSPCIHHIGMEVDDLDAFIAAIRKNGGEILTEPGHLPVKFRSPGGPVAEVVPRKRWESETLAAGVHGEVLQ
- a CDS encoding GntR family transcriptional regulator; translation: MPASAPSFDQPLYEIVRAGIVERLRTGVWAAGDRLPPEPELARLFGVGIGTVRRAVEALVAERLLTRRAGRGTEVARFTDDHAFDLYFNYVDPTGAAIKVTAELLSFARERATARFAALFGIERNGSLAHVENLRRMDGVPVMLDRLWMPLNVFPNLSGQDFAARRGSIYGYYQERYGVSVVRVQEDVTAADADAGVAAAFGLKPGTSVLQVERTAYTFQDKPVEFRRRYVDTRYCAYRNVRGLQD